The nucleotide window CATAAACCATACCCAATCCAAATAGATATACATAAACCAGAATACCCATACAAGACCATGGCTAATGCCACTAGATCCAAACACATGCAACAACAGATTGATAGCTTGGAGAATAACCATCACGCAACAGCAACCCGCCTCAATACCATTGATGAAAGACTCGACCAGATCACTGAAATGGTTCGCACCTTGGTAGCTCACCAAGGGAACATGGCTAGGGACCtgcaaaatcaacaagaaaatGATCAGCAGCAGCAACGAGGTCCAAATGTGAGAGGTGTTCGCTTAGACTTTCCCCATTTTAATGGAGAAAATCCATCAGTATGGATTTTCAAAGCTTCACAATACTTTGAATTCCATCAAACTACCCCTGCCCAAAAACTTTTGTTGGCCACATACCACATGGAAGGGAAAGCCTTGGTATGGTACCAGGAGGCCTTAGACACAATCCAGTTTGTGAGCTGGGAAACCTTGGTGCGTGCTATGTTGGTTCACTTGGGACCAACAGCCTATGACGACCCCATGGAGTCCTTGACAAGGTTAAAACAAAGCACCACGGTAGCAGCCTATAAGGCTAATTTTGAGTCACTGTCGAATAGAGTTAGGAGCCTATCTAAGCACCATAAACTGAGTTGCTTTCTTAGTAGGTTAAAGGATGAAATAAGGTTGTCTCTTTGCATGTTTAACCCACACAATCTGACTGCAGTGTTTGGATTAGCCCGAATCCAAGAAGAATACTTCATGAGCACTAAGAAATCAATGAAGTTGCCGGGTGAGAAGGGCTTGTTTAATCCGAGTAGCACTTATACCTCCTATGGTGGCAGTGGCAGTGGCAGTGGCAATTACACTTAGAAAAATAGTAGCCCCATCAAGAAAGTGTTCTCTACATCGTGGGATGAAAAACGGAAAAAGGGGTTGTGCTATCATTGTGACGAGAAGTGGAATCCTAATCATGtatgcaaaaattcaaaaatttatttcatacaaGGGATTGAGGAGTAGGAAAGTAAGGAAGAACAGGAAGAAATAGCTGATGTACTTGCTGATGTTATGACTGAATTAGACTCAAAACAAAAAGGGGTAATGGTGGAACccaaaatttctttaaatgcGATCACGGGGACTCCTAGCTCAAAAACTATGCGACTTGTTGGGTGGATTGGGAGTATACAAGTGGTACTTTTGGTGGACTCCGGGTCTACGCACAGCTTTTGGACCCATCTATTGCACGGGCTGCAAAGTTGGGTGTCAATGAGGGTAAGAAGATTGTTGTCAATGTTGCAAATGGACAAATGGTGCAAGGTCTAGGCCACTGCAGCAaggttaaaacaaaaatacaaggtATTCAATTTAACccttcttattatattttgcctCTTGGTGGTTGTGATGTGGTCCTTGGCGTGGATTGGTTGGAAACCCTTGGAGACATTGTGTGGAGTTTTGCTGAGTTGAGTATGAAGTTTGAGCGCTTGGGGAAAAAGGTGGAGCTATTGGGGCTAAGGTTAGATGGCCTTACAATTGAAAAAGGGGGAAAGGCCATGCGTGCTTCGATGTATAAAggaaaaggttttttttttttacatctgtTACTTGAGGGAGATACGGAGAAACCCACAGATTTGAGGGAGGATGTCCAACAATTACTTACTAAGTTTTCCCAAGTTTTTGAGGAACCAAGAGGGTTGCCACCTTCAAGACCCCAAGACCATAGAATTCCCCTTAAAAATGGAACTCAACCCATGACGGCTAGACCTTATCGTTATCCCCATTACCAAAAATCTGAGACAGAAAAGATTGTGGTGGAGCTATTAGAGTCTGCGATGATAAGACCTAGCACAAGTCCTTTCTCTTCCCCCATGCTCTTGGTGCGTAAGGCAGATGGGAGTTGGTGCATGTGTGTTGACTATAGGCTCTTAATCAAGTGACTATCAAGGACAAGTTCCCATACCCGTTATTGATGAACTTTTGGATGAATTATATGGGTCGGTAGTGTTCTCCAAGTTGGACTTAAGGTCCGGATATCATCAAATCAGGGTGGTGCCTGAAGATGTGGAAAAAACAGCTTTTATGACTCACGAAGGGCACTACGAATTCCTTGTGATGCCCTTTGGATTGACTAATGCCCCATCAACCTTTCAAGGTTTAATGAATGAGGTGTTCTGGCCTTATTTAAGGCGGTTTGTTCTAGAGTTCTTTGACGATATTCTAACTTACAGTAAGTGCTGGACAGATCATAAGAAACATTTGGGAGTAGTGTTGGAGGTGCTGAAGAAAAACCAGCTATATACCAAATTGTCAAAATGCCACTTTGGAGTTACCAAGGTGGATTATTTGGGGCACGTGATTAATGAAAACGGGGTAACGGCAGATTCCCGTAAAGTGGATGCCATGTTAGAATGGCATGTACCGCTGAATGTTAAATCCTTGAGGGGTTTCTTGGGCTTGACGGGGTACTATCGCAAGTTCATTAAAGGATATGGAACGATTGCTGCCCCATTAacagatttattaaaaaaaaatgcctttGTGTGGGATGAAGTGGCAATGAAGGCTTTTAAGGAGCTGAAGTTGGCTATGACACAACCCCCGGTTCTTAGACTCccagatttttcaaaaccctttaccattgagtgtgatgcaagCGGTAGGGGAATGGGAACAGTCTTATTGCAAGCTGGGCAGCCCCTTGCTTATATGAGCAAAGCATTGAAAGGTAAGGAACTTCTTCTTTCCACTTATGAGAAGGAGCTCCTAGCATTGGTGACAACTGTAAGGAAGTGGAGGCCTTATCTCTTAGGGCACTCATTTGTAGTAAAAACGGACCAGCAGGCCCTAAAGTTTCTATTGGAACAACAAAAGTGGGTAAGTAAGCTAATGAGGTATGACTTCACTATTATGTAcaaacaagaaaaggaaaatgttgtgGCAGATGCCTTGTCAAGAAAACAGGAAAGGGAGGAGTTGAATGAGGGATCTTTAGCTATGTTGTCATTTCCAACACCCGATTGGGTAGGGGAACTCAAAGAAAGTTATGAAGGGTCAAGTGAGCTAAAGGAGGTCCTACAATCTCTCAAGGAAGGCAAGGTTCCTGTTCAAGGCTATAAATTACAACAAGGGTTAATTCTAAGAAAAGGGAGAATTGTTCTTGCAACTAAGTCTTCCTTTAAAAGTAAGGTGTTGCAGCATATACATGATCATCCCTTAGGGGGACACTCGGGGTATTTGAAGACCTACCAACGTGCTAAGAGGGATTTTTACTggaaagagatgaagaaggaCATAAAAAGATGGGTACGGGAATGTGAAACCTGCCAAGCAGTTAAGTACGAGACAACACCACCTGCGGGGTTGCTACAACCTCTACCAATACCTCAGCAAGCTTGgactgatatttctatggatttcatAGAAGGATTGCCCATGTCGAGTGGGTTTACTGTGATCCTACTTGTGGTTGATAGGTTCACCATCCCATCCTTATACAGCAGCTGCTATGGCTAATTTGTTCATGCTTCATGTGTTTAAACTACATGGTTTACCCCGCACTATTGTTACTGACTGGGATCCGgtgtttgtgagtttattttggcAAACCTTCTTCTCACTGCAAGGTTCAGTTTTGAACCACATTTCGGCCTACCACCCTCAAACGGATGGGCAGACCGAAGCATTAAACAAGTGTCTTGAATCCTATCTAAAGTGTTATGCTGGAATTAAACCCCAGAAATGGTCACAGTGGCCTCCCTTTGCGgaatggtggtataacaccACCTATCACACATCCACCAAAATGACACCGTTTCAAGCACTATACGGCTACCCTCCTCCACCACTCATATCCTATATACCGGGTACTTCATCAAACCAGACAGTGGACCAAACATTGCAAAACAGAGACCAAATTCTCAAGCTATTAAAGGAAAATCTCGAAAGTGCAAGGAACATGATGAAAACACAAGCAGATAAACATAGGACCGaaaggaagtttgaggaaggAGATTGGGTGTACCTTCGGTTGCAACCATACCGACAGAAATCCGTGGTACATCGCCGCAATATGAAGCTTTCTCCTCGCTATTATGGACCTTTTCAGGTGGAGAAAAAGGTGGGAGAGGTGGCATATCGTCTCAAGTTACCGGATACATCTCGGATCCACCCCACCTTCCACGTATCTTGTCTTAAAAAGAAGGTGGGAAGCTCGATCCAACCACTGGTGACTCTACCTCCAGTCAACACGAATGGGGAGGTTCGGCCTGAACCCGAGTTGGTCGTAGATCGGCAATTACAAAAAGAAGGGAATCGAGGAATCACAGAGGTATTAGTGAAATGGAAGGGAACAACGGAAGAGGAGAACACCTGGGAGAAATTATGGAAGCTCCAACAGCTCTATctccaccttgtgggcaaggtgctgtgAAGAAAGAGGAAGTTGTTGGAACCCTAAGGTTGGAAGAGGAACACGAAGTGAAGAAACTACTGAAGTGATGTGAACTAGAAGCTTGTGGAACTAATGAAGAACTAGAACTCAAAACGACAGCTCATGGGGGAGATCTCAAACGCACCATTTGGATTGTAAGGGGAAAACAcacagtttaaataaaaagggATAAATAGACTAAGTTTGATTATTGTTGCTATTGTAATACACACAGTTTTGATGAACTGAAATGGTGTGtttttattactgttttttattatgtagAGACCCATGGTCAGTTTAGCTAAAGTTCCAAGAGTTTGTTACTGAGTGGGTATTTGAGTGAGAAACGAAGTGTAGTGGGGTATCTTTTGAGTTTTCTGGAATTTAGGATTTTGTAAGGGAGGTGGGGTCCCTTGAAGAACCCGTAGCCATGAACCAGTGGCTTTTCTAAGTGTTTTTATCAAATACCTTCAGGGCATTCTTCTTTGTTCTTCATACAGCATCCATTACATTTTCTTACATTCCTCACTACAACCAAACAGCAAGAATCAATTCCTTATACTTCTCTGGAAGCAGTTCCATTCATTCATCCGTGGAGTAGAATCACAGAGTTTTACAAGGAGGTTCTTAACATAATATTATGACGCAAATAGTCAATTTATTTGCGTCATTATTGACAATACACGCTAAAGTGATTTTGAGACATGgatggaaataataatttacgtcaaaatattttcccttttgaTGTTGATTTTAGCTGCCGGTAATGAGAATTGATTTGCAGCTATATGTTTTTACGACGCCATATCATCATCGCTAATAGATAGTTTGCCACAGCATCCAACATCATTTGcgactaaaaaaattttaattttgcatcGTAATATTACGATGCAAATAGTCTAATTATTTGCGACAATATTAACATTGGATGCTAAAGTGATTTTGAGACATGGATGGCAATCATCATTGGCGTCAatatatttggtattttttgcGTCGATTTGAGTTGCCGGGTGTGAGAATTGATTTGCGGCTGTACGTTTTCAACACCATAACATCATCGCAAACAGATAATTTTGTTACTGTAACCAACATCATTTGCGATTAAATAATCGCGTTTTTGCATTGCCATATTACGATACAAATGATGTCTTCTAGCGACATTATTTATAATCAACGCTAAAGTACTTTTGAGACCGAGTATTATCGTCGCCCTTGCGTCGATGAAGAATGGATGGAAATACTTATTTGCATCAGAATTTTTGCCTTTTTGTGTCTAGAGTATGTGACGCTAAAAAtcagatttcttgtagtgagataCTAGCAAGACAATTTGATGGCCTTCTCATGACAAGTAATATCTCAACTTCccgaaaaaaagttaaatccatctcaatttattttatacattcaaacacatatttcaatttatttacacttaaacatattttaatgagatatataaaacactactatttacatattaacCGATGATAtgaattcatcttaacatctaaaggCTCCTTGTAGCTtgattattgttagaatattaaagtgagttgagttgagatgataaaatattattaaaatattactttttaatattattattattttgagatttgaaaaggttgaattgtttattatattttatgttaaaatttaaaaaaattgtaatgatgagttgagataaattgagatggtttaGTAACGAAATGTAATGTGTGTTGGCAAGCAAAATTTGCGAGCCGCCCAGTTATAAGTTTCTACGAAATTTCCCCCTTTGTGGGCAGCAGACTTCCCGCTTACTTGGAAACACTCTCTATAATCTCAATATGTCATATTATAAAGCTAGTttaatagatctaacagatcacgTAAAActatgttaatttatagatttatttttctttaatctctTTATGTACTTCTCTGACCCATCCGGTACCAAGGCGTTACACAAATGCAAGATTGAGCCCACACCCACGGGAGCCCATGGATTAGAGGACAAAAGCCCGCTAGAGAAGGGTAAAAGATCGACAACCTTCACGTGCCAACCTAGAATTCAAACCCTCACTTCATCAATCACCAATAAATGACATAACGGATGGGATAATCATCTGCATAATACGCGAGcgtaataattattttaggcTCGGACTAGATCGggtccatataatatatattttaaattatttttttaattttatatataatattttttatattatatataatttttatatatcataatataaattataattatatgtaaaataatgttattataatttatgaaataaaagtttaatcttaaacatgaaaatttaattgatcatatactttaaacataatatatatgcatatggcCAATTTTCAAGTCGTACAGAAATAAAGTTTTGCATATTTCTTgctttattttccttaattaagtaaataagCTGGAACTATTATTTATCCCAATTTAAACATTTCGGTAGTCTTAAAGTACTGATCCTCCTTTTGTATTGATTGGTCTAGCTGCATGTGGATTTAtcagaaaattattacaaagtagatatttgaagaaaagaaatctaTAAAATTGCTTAGTCAGAAAACGCACGAGCACTGATTCATGCTTAAAACATGGTAACTGGTGCATAAAACTGGACTGAACTGGTAAAATCGAATTTATTGATTTAGGGGATAACCAGTACAtaatcgatttttaaaaatacaaaaccggtacgtACTAGttcaattctaaattttatacaaaattggATCGGACAGGACCGGttaccaaagttttgaatttcgtatcGTAACagccggtacggtcgaaatttttcgtaccggccagtaccgaacgtaccggcctcaatttcgacCTGTACCGGCCTTAATtttggccggtaccggccaatATTTcggtcagttttttttttttttcaaactacaagcttattttttaactctcaattcagactagactatttataatttatatatatatgtatttatatataatttatttatatatagactattattttggaatataatttttatatataatatatttatatatcgactattctgAAATGTTATATCAAAACGGTACccgtaccgaaatatttcgtttcagtgctTTTACCGGTacagcgtccggtacggtattcaaaacattgccggttacacccctatctgCAACTATCTAAGTTTATGTTTCCCCTAGATTCATTTGTTCCCATGCCGTTTCTTTCCACATTTTTTTCACGAAATCTAAGTTTATGTTTAAGTCATTAAACCAACTTTGGTAGAAAACATAAACGTATAACagagatcaaaacaaaaacaaactagtTAAAACTCGTTTTGTTGAGGAGAGGGCTTCTATAGTAACTCTAGGGCTTGGAATGGTTATACTAATCATGACCCAgcttactttatttatttatttgggattatataaaagtaaatctataaattaacgtgatttgatGCAGTACATCGATTGTAAAGTTAGTTtagtagatctaacagatcacgtaaatctatattaatttgtaaattaaattttatgtaatctttttatgtttgtagtaattctctatttattttcacaatagTATTTTTTGACCAATTTGACTATTTgaatattgtgtatttttcttctaataatgCTGAAGTCACCAATGAATTCTGAGAGTTTactgatttgtttatttttttttaatttattgattaagtaagtatttttaaatgatgttatgatttttttaagaaataaaatatttaagatgattaaaaaatacataaaaaagaacaagtaaaagaaaaatggccGGTGGACAGTTCTCGGACCCACTCTCGGTTGTCCTCCCTTTTTCTTCGTGGAAACTTGGtggaaaaaacacaaaatccgACCGACATCCTGCCGACCTACCCATGACCACTTTAAAGTGTGTTGACCAGCTGAATTTCTTGTTACTTTTCACGAAATTTCCCtgtaaatttcactttttttaaaaatattttttaaaacatctttaaatatttttaaggcaATGGCATTTATATTGCAGATTGGTCGAGAGCGAGACAACTTAATTAGTTAAGAATGTTGAGAAAAGAGAGCAAGagcgaaagagagagagcatttATAGAGAATGGAAGCAGAGTACTTGAGAAGCTGGTTTCCATTTGTAATGGCAAGCCTATTCCCATACGTAACTTCTCCTTTGCAGAGTTGAGCAAAGCCACAAATAACTTCGATCCCCAACTTTTTATATGTCAAGTGCGGCCTTATCAATGGTACAAAGGTTATCTTGAAGGCCGAACTATTTCCATTAAGAGAGGGAAAAGTGACCGTGCAAAGGAGGAGGTGTTCACTGACTTAGCATTTTCTGCGAAGGTGAGTGCTCACAAGAATGTTCTAAAGCTCGTTGGTTGTTGCCTTGAGACTCCAATTGTCATTTTAGTGTACGAATTTGTTGGGAAGGGAACCCTGTGGAATCGATTAGTAGTCTCTGGTGAACAAATGACGAGGCAGAGTAGGCTAAAGATGGCAAGGGAGATTGCTAATGCAATTTCATATCTCCACACAGCATTCTCTAGACCCATCATCCATAACAATATTGAACCACAGAATATCTTCATAGACTGCCATGGGGTTCCAAAACTAACtggtttttcaaattctttaattatccCCGAGGGTGAAACTCATGTGAAGGATGATTCTTTTGATTCTTATGATCCGAAATTTTGGTGGACTATGAGATCAGCATGCCCCCACTATAGGAAGACGGGGTGCATAACAGAGAAAACTGACGTCTTTTCCTTCGGTAATACTCTCTTGCAAATTCTTACTAAAAATACAATGGTGGATCCTGTAATCCTGGCAGGGGAATTAAGAGGAGCTGGAGTCGAACAACAAATCCAAGCTGTGCGGGACCTTGCTTTCAGGTGCATGAAGGAGGAGCCTATGGAAAGACCAACCATGGTTGATGTTACCAAAGAACTCAGACGAATCGAAAAGTCTATCCCTTAATTATTTCGAAGTTCCGTAAAatcctttgtttctttgttgtcaTCATcgtttttatggagttttgttgTTCAGTGAATGACTATGCTTCACCTGGTCCATATAAGTTTCCTTGGTAACCGTCCATGTTCTTGTacttctgatttattttttttttttaatgaagtatcAAATGAATTTACGCTAGCAACTATCCATTTGTTTTTCGAactctttaatattattttttaccccATGGGTTTGTAGCctttttccaatatatatataaaaccttcCCTTGGATttcatttgaataatttaatggGAATATGATCCACACATGGCATCCCCCCgcatggaaaaataaaatcataaatcattccataatctgaaaataaaaataaaaatgaaacaaaatcttaaaaaaaaaaaaaaaaattgaaaaagaatttaatcttaaatcaGGGAGATTACACCTCCAATTAAAAATTGCAGCTCAACTTTTTGAGGGTGAATAAAATGCAACTCGCCCAGAGTGTTGTTCTAGAGTGGCAGGGTTTTGATCAATTTGGCTATTTCAATGCTGTGTGATTGAGGAAGTAGAAAGACAAGGTCATGGTCATTGACGTGCTAACTATAGAAAATCTGGTCtgttataaagttttttttttttttttttaaattttatatttatattattaatggcCATGGATTCAATTTGACTATTTGAATGCCGTGCAATTGAGGGAACCAATCCGTAGAATGACCTGCCACATAGAATCCAGATTGCCGTTGAACAGCTGCATTAGCAATCCTCTAAGCTACAATAATGAGGAAGGCTCCCCTTGCTTTCCACGAAATGTCCCTCAAGGCTCAACTTTCATGGGCAAGAGAAATTACTCGTGACAGAGAGAACTTGTTAAGAATATGCagaagaaagagggagagggggagagagagagagcatttatAGAGAATGGAAGCAGGGTACTTGAGAAGCTTGT belongs to Juglans regia cultivar Chandler chromosome 8, Walnut 2.0, whole genome shotgun sequence and includes:
- the LOC108979036 gene encoding non-functional pseudokinase ZRK2-like yields the protein MLRKESKSERERAFIENGSRVLEKLVSICNGKPIPIRNFSFAELSKATNNFDPQLFICQVRPYQWYKGYLEGRTISIKRGKSDRAKEEVFTDLAFSAKVSAHKNVLKLVGCCLETPIVILVYEFVGKGTLWNRLVVSGEQMTRQSRLKMAREIANAISYLHTAFSRPIIHNNIEPQNIFIDCHGVPKLTGFSNSLIIPEGETHVKDDSFDSYDPKFWWTMRSACPHYRKTGCITEKTDVFSFGNTLLQILTKNTMVDPVILAGELRGAGVEQQIQAVRDLAFRCMKEEPMERPTMVDVTKELRRIEKSIP